Proteins encoded in a region of the Mycobacterium branderi genome:
- a CDS encoding ABC transporter ATP-binding protein translates to MTTGMSLELDRIRLSYNASPVIEDLSLTVRPGEILVLTGPSGCGKTTVLRALAGLLRPDAGRVLADGAQVTTTSGDRGVVFQDNALLPWRSVRSNIELALRLRGAPRATRRAQTDRWIAELGLTGFGDYLPKNLSGGMRQRVQLARGLAGAPRAVMMDEPFGALDTQTRAAMQRLLIDTWRTHPTTIVFVTHDVDEALTLGDRVAVLGRAGQPLRALVDVPAPRIAQDRPQLRTEILAALEYSVAA, encoded by the coding sequence ATGACGACCGGCATGAGCCTTGAGCTGGATCGAATTCGCCTGTCCTACAACGCGTCTCCAGTGATTGAGGATCTCAGCCTGACCGTGCGGCCAGGGGAGATCCTGGTGCTGACCGGGCCGTCGGGTTGCGGTAAGACGACGGTGCTGCGTGCGCTGGCCGGGCTGCTGAGGCCCGACGCCGGCCGAGTGCTCGCCGACGGCGCCCAAGTCACCACCACCTCCGGCGACCGCGGCGTGGTGTTCCAGGACAACGCGCTGTTGCCGTGGCGCAGTGTGCGCTCCAACATCGAGCTTGCGCTGCGGCTGCGCGGCGCGCCGCGGGCCACCCGTCGCGCCCAGACCGACCGGTGGATCGCCGAGCTCGGGCTGACCGGCTTCGGCGACTACCTGCCCAAGAACCTCTCCGGCGGCATGCGGCAACGCGTCCAGCTGGCCCGCGGCCTGGCCGGCGCGCCACGAGCGGTGATGATGGACGAGCCGTTCGGCGCGCTGGACACCCAGACCCGCGCGGCCATGCAGCGGCTGCTCATCGACACCTGGCGCACCCACCCGACGACCATCGTGTTCGTCACCCACGACGTCGACGAAGCGCTGACGCTGGGCGACCGGGTCGCGGTGCTCGGCCGGGCCGGGCAGCCGCTGCGCGCGCTCGTCGACGTGCCGGCGCCGCGCATTGCACAGGACCGGCCGCAGCTACGTACGGAAATCCTTGCCGCACTTGAGTATTCGGTGGCAGCATGA
- a CDS encoding ABC transporter permease gives MTAVEIDAPVAITPVIAVPRRGRSPWRSRVLRVASVAAAIGLWQLLTAGNVRCWLRFDTLPTVTEIVSALARRLATDGYWLDLAQSLIRILSGFGLAAVVGVGTGILLGRSRLFADVFGPLTELTRPIPAIAVVPVAILLFPTDEAGIVFITFLAAYFPIMVSTRHAVRALPTLWEDSVRTLGGGRWDVLTRVVLPGILPGVFGGLSVGMGVAWICVISAEMISGRLGVGYRTWQAYTVLAYPDVFVGIITIGVLGFATSAAVELVGRRVTRWLPRGEENAR, from the coding sequence ATGACCGCCGTCGAGATCGACGCCCCGGTGGCAATCACGCCGGTGATCGCCGTGCCGCGCCGGGGCCGCTCGCCGTGGCGGTCGCGGGTGCTGCGGGTCGCGTCGGTGGCCGCCGCGATCGGGTTGTGGCAATTGCTCACCGCGGGCAATGTGCGGTGCTGGCTGCGGTTCGACACGCTGCCGACGGTCACCGAGATCGTGAGCGCACTGGCCCGTCGGCTTGCGACCGACGGATACTGGCTTGACTTGGCGCAGTCGCTGATTCGCATCCTGTCCGGCTTCGGGCTGGCTGCCGTGGTCGGTGTCGGCACCGGCATCCTGCTGGGCCGTTCCCGGTTGTTCGCCGATGTTTTCGGCCCGCTGACCGAGTTGACGCGACCGATCCCGGCGATCGCGGTGGTGCCGGTGGCGATTCTGTTGTTTCCCACCGACGAGGCCGGCATCGTGTTCATCACCTTCCTGGCCGCGTATTTCCCGATCATGGTCAGCACCCGGCATGCGGTGCGGGCACTGCCCACGCTGTGGGAGGACTCGGTGCGCACCCTCGGCGGCGGCCGGTGGGACGTGCTGACCCGGGTCGTGCTGCCCGGCATCCTGCCCGGCGTGTTCGGCGGCCTGTCGGTGGGCATGGGCGTGGCGTGGATCTGTGTGATCTCCGCGGAAATGATCTCCGGTCGCCTCGGTGTCGGGTATCGCACCTGGCAGGCCTACACCGTGCTGGCCTATCCCGACGTGTTTGTCGGAATCATCACGATCGGGGTGCTCGGGTTCGCCACCTCGGCGGCGGTGGAACTGGTGGGACGCCGGGTGACGCGATGGCTGCCGCGTGGTGAGGAGAACGCTCGATGA
- a CDS encoding ABC transporter substrate-binding protein, with the protein MKRSAVLLALALIASGCALDSSDAVGVVVGYQSKTINTVTAGTLLRAQGYLERRLDDITKRTGTKYRVTWQDYDTGAPITAQMVAEKIDIGSMGDYPMLINGSKTQANERARTEIVSVTGYQPKGALNMVVVTPASPAGAITDLAGKKVSASVGSAGHGTLVRAMANAGISGVEVFNQQPQVGASALESGQVQALSQFVAWPGLLVHQGKAKLLYDGAELNYPTLHGVVARRAYAAAHPEVLDAFLQAQLDATDFINTKPLEAARIVAQGSGLPAEVVYLYNGPGGTAFDTTLKAPLVDALKGDVPYLKSIGDFADLDVAGFVQDAPLRAAFATRKLDYDKAVGQIDHPSLTGGELWLDGSDTTQSVADPTALLRAVRDAAAHGARVRAAYVHDAELGTRWFADKSVWVRDGQNFLPFDTTAGAHRYVAAHPGSVAVDYQQALAGAA; encoded by the coding sequence ATGAAACGATCCGCCGTACTACTGGCGCTGGCGCTGATCGCCTCCGGTTGCGCGCTGGACTCCAGCGATGCCGTCGGCGTCGTCGTCGGCTATCAGTCCAAGACCATCAACACAGTGACGGCCGGCACGCTGCTTCGCGCCCAGGGTTATCTGGAACGCCGACTCGACGACATCACCAAGCGCACCGGCACGAAATACCGTGTCACGTGGCAGGATTACGACACCGGCGCGCCGATCACCGCCCAGATGGTCGCCGAAAAGATCGACATCGGCTCGATGGGCGACTACCCGATGCTGATCAACGGGTCGAAAACCCAGGCCAACGAGCGCGCCCGCACCGAAATCGTCTCGGTCACCGGCTACCAGCCCAAGGGAGCACTGAACATGGTGGTGGTGACGCCGGCGTCGCCAGCGGGGGCAATCACCGACCTGGCCGGGAAGAAAGTCTCCGCCAGCGTCGGCTCGGCTGGCCACGGCACTCTGGTGCGGGCCATGGCGAATGCCGGGATCAGCGGCGTCGAGGTATTCAACCAGCAGCCGCAGGTTGGCGCTTCGGCGCTGGAATCCGGTCAGGTGCAAGCACTCTCACAGTTTGTGGCCTGGCCTGGTCTGCTGGTCCACCAGGGCAAGGCCAAACTTCTCTACGACGGCGCCGAGCTGAACTATCCGACGCTGCACGGCGTCGTGGCGCGTCGCGCCTACGCGGCCGCCCACCCGGAGGTGCTCGACGCGTTCCTGCAGGCGCAGCTCGATGCCACCGACTTCATCAACACCAAACCGCTGGAGGCGGCGCGCATCGTCGCCCAGGGCAGCGGGCTGCCGGCCGAAGTCGTCTACCTCTACAACGGCCCAGGCGGCACCGCGTTCGACACCACGCTCAAAGCGCCACTGGTCGACGCGCTGAAAGGTGATGTGCCGTACCTGAAGTCGATCGGCGACTTCGCCGACCTCGACGTCGCCGGCTTCGTTCAGGACGCGCCGCTGCGGGCCGCGTTCGCCACCCGAAAGCTCGACTACGACAAGGCGGTGGGCCAAATCGACCACCCGTCGCTGACTGGCGGCGAGCTGTGGCTAGACGGATCGGACACCACCCAATCGGTGGCCGACCCCACCGCACTGCTGCGGGCCGTGCGCGACGCCGCCGCCCACGGCGCGCGCGTACGCGCGGCCTACGTCCATGACGCCGAACTGGGTACCCGATGGTTCGCCGACAAATCGGTGTGGGTCCGCGACGGCCAGAACTTCCTGCCGTTCGACACCACGGCGGGCGCGCACCGCTACGTCGCCGCGCACCCGGGCAGCGTCGCTGTCGACTACCAGCAAGCGCTGGCGGGTGCGGCATGA
- a CDS encoding 4Fe-4S dicluster domain-containing protein: MTLVNQRADVPVTIDESLCIDGCTLCVDICPMDSLAINPDTGKAFMHVDECWYCGPCAARCPTGAVTVNMPYLLR; this comes from the coding sequence GTGACACTGGTCAATCAGCGCGCCGACGTCCCGGTAACCATCGACGAGTCGCTGTGCATCGACGGCTGCACGCTGTGCGTCGACATCTGCCCAATGGACTCGCTGGCCATCAACCCCGACACCGGGAAGGCCTTCATGCACGTCGACGAATGCTGGTACTGCGGCCCGTGCGCGGCCCGCTGCCCGACCGGCGCGGTGACCGTCAACATGCCGTATCTGCTTCGCTGA
- a CDS encoding GntR family transcriptional regulator gives MALAVPIPIRRPRADRARQVADVLRQAIHRGAYDDGLPTEQQLAAEFFVSRNTIRDALAVLKNEGLIDRGPRVGTHVAQRKYDHGLDTLMGLKETFKGYGDVRNEVRAAMTVAAPPSVAQRLQLAPGQQVVFVERLRYLGGLPLSLDLTYLAPDVGAEILAQPLETNDVFALIEEVSGRRLGSATLALEAIPADPHSAAALQVPDGAALLMLERLTSLDDGRPVDLEYIRMRGDRITMRGSLVRSST, from the coding sequence GTGGCCCTTGCCGTACCGATACCGATCCGCCGGCCCCGCGCCGACCGTGCGCGCCAGGTCGCCGACGTGCTGCGGCAGGCGATCCACCGCGGCGCCTACGACGACGGGCTGCCCACGGAGCAGCAGCTGGCAGCAGAGTTCTTCGTCTCCCGCAACACAATTCGGGACGCTCTTGCCGTGCTGAAGAACGAGGGGCTCATCGATCGCGGCCCGCGCGTCGGAACCCATGTCGCACAGCGCAAATACGACCACGGGCTCGACACTCTCATGGGTCTGAAAGAAACCTTCAAAGGCTACGGCGACGTCCGCAACGAGGTGCGAGCGGCAATGACCGTCGCCGCTCCGCCTTCGGTGGCGCAGCGGCTGCAACTGGCGCCGGGCCAGCAGGTGGTGTTCGTCGAACGGCTGCGTTACCTCGGTGGGTTGCCGTTGAGCCTGGACCTGACGTATCTGGCTCCCGACGTCGGCGCCGAGATCCTGGCCCAGCCGCTGGAGACCAACGACGTGTTCGCCCTCATCGAGGAAGTCAGCGGGCGTCGGCTGGGCTCGGCGACGTTGGCGCTGGAGGCCATTCCCGCCGACCCGCATTCCGCGGCAGCGCTGCAGGTACCTGACGGTGCGGCGCTACTGATGCTGGAGCGGCTCACCAGTCTCGATGACGGCAGACCCGTCGACCTTGAATACATCCGGATGCGCGGTGATCGAATCACCATGCGCGGCAGCCTGGTTAGGAGTTCGACGTGA
- a CDS encoding GreA/GreB family elongation factor, with amino-acid sequence MTSTQQHPWISPQAYERLQRELATLRELSANGTADCERRVRIKQIHDLLANAVVGEDPPDDGIAEPGMVLTIRYDDTGDVETFLLGVRGAEYADMEVYSSQSPLGAAIMGARPGEQRTYRLPSGTALSVTLVNAVPYGIHNAGES; translated from the coding sequence ATGACCAGCACACAACAACATCCGTGGATCTCTCCGCAGGCATACGAGCGGCTGCAAAGGGAGCTGGCCACTCTTCGCGAGTTATCTGCCAACGGAACCGCTGACTGCGAGCGGCGGGTGCGGATAAAACAGATCCATGATCTGCTGGCCAATGCCGTGGTCGGCGAGGACCCACCCGACGACGGGATTGCCGAACCGGGAATGGTTTTGACCATCCGTTACGACGACACCGGTGACGTAGAAACCTTCTTGCTGGGTGTGCGCGGCGCCGAATACGCCGATATGGAGGTCTACTCCAGCCAGTCCCCGTTGGGTGCCGCGATCATGGGCGCACGTCCCGGCGAACAGCGTACTTATCGGCTGCCCAGCGGAACCGCGCTCAGCGTCACCCTGGTCAACGCCGTGCCCTACGGCATTCACAACGCTGGCGAAAGCTGA